Proteins encoded in a region of the Gammaproteobacteria bacterium genome:
- a CDS encoding aspartate kinase yields MALIVQKYGGTSVGSAERIEAVADKIAGFRDRGDDIVVVVSAMSGETNRLVALAQAVSENPPPREMDVLLSTGEQVTIALLCMALQSRGYPARSFTGGQVRILTDEAHTKARIREIDDVKIRDELAAGRVVVVAGFQGVDGGGNITTLGRGGSDTTAVALAAALKADECQIYTDVKGVYTTDPRVVKDASLLESITFEEMLELASLGAKVLQIRSVEFAGKYKVPLRVLSSFEEGPGTLISIEEESDMEDPAIAGIAFARDEAKITVSGVPDVPGVAYNVIGPVSEAGIEVDVIVQNVSADGTTDITFTVKRPDSRQAREILERVATAIHARQVSVDDKIAKVSIVGVGMRSHAGIASKMFKTLADENINIQIITTSEIKISVVIEEKYLELAVRALHAAFELGDPDYQPKPEEDA; encoded by the coding sequence ATGGCATTGATCGTTCAAAAATACGGCGGGACGTCGGTAGGCTCTGCGGAGCGTATCGAAGCAGTAGCCGATAAAATCGCCGGTTTTCGTGATCGGGGTGATGACATAGTGGTCGTGGTGTCAGCCATGAGTGGCGAGACCAACAGACTGGTTGCGCTGGCCCAGGCAGTCAGCGAGAACCCGCCGCCACGGGAAATGGATGTACTGCTTTCCACCGGTGAGCAGGTCACCATCGCTTTATTGTGCATGGCTCTGCAAAGCAGGGGATACCCGGCCCGGTCCTTCACCGGCGGCCAGGTGCGGATTCTTACCGACGAGGCCCATACCAAGGCCAGGATCCGGGAAATCGACGACGTTAAAATCCGTGACGAGCTGGCTGCTGGCCGGGTTGTCGTGGTGGCGGGCTTTCAGGGCGTAGACGGGGGAGGGAACATAACCACCCTGGGTCGAGGGGGGTCGGACACCACGGCGGTCGCTCTGGCCGCTGCGCTGAAGGCGGATGAATGCCAGATTTACACCGATGTGAAAGGCGTTTACACAACCGACCCACGCGTAGTGAAGGACGCCAGCCTGCTGGAGTCCATCACCTTTGAGGAAATGCTGGAACTGGCAAGCCTGGGTGCCAAGGTGTTGCAGATTCGTTCGGTGGAATTTGCCGGCAAATACAAGGTACCCCTGCGGGTATTGTCCAGTTTCGAAGAGGGGCCTGGAACCCTGATCAGTATAGAGGAAGAAAGTGATATGGAAGATCCGGCTATTGCGGGAATCGCTTTTGCGCGTGACGAAGCCAAGATTACTGTCTCCGGTGTCCCTGACGTTCCCGGCGTTGCCTACAACGTGATAGGTCCGGTCAGTGAGGCAGGAATCGAAGTGGACGTGATTGTCCAGAACGTCTCCGCCGATGGAACTACCGACATTACTTTTACCGTCAAGCGCCCCGACAGCAGGCAGGCTCGCGAAATTCTGGAAAGGGTAGCGACGGCTATCCACGCCAGGCAGGTCAGTGTGGACGACAAGATTGCCAAGGTCTCAATTGTCGGCGTTGGCATGCGCTCCCATGCAGGTATCGCCAGTAAAATGTTCAAGACCCTGGCGGATGAAAATATCAATATTCAGATCATCACCACTTCCGAGATCAAGATTTCAGTCGTGATCGAGGAGAAATACCTGGAGCTGGCTGTCAGGGCTCTGCATGCGGCCTTCGAGCTGGGCGATCCGGACTATCAGCCAAAACCGGAGGAAGACGCTTAA